A genomic stretch from Pseudomonas sp. DTU_2021_1001937_2_SI_NGA_ILE_001 includes:
- a CDS encoding DUF6124 family protein: MKKIVPDPPSHASSLVLLECRVAHAVELLNCATATAYESAEGLQGPPRHLAMASLHLITQAQLALNQALDQWPVLAVEPEAGLKA; encoded by the coding sequence ATGAAAAAGATCGTCCCCGATCCACCTTCCCACGCATCCTCCCTCGTCCTGCTCGAATGCCGCGTGGCCCACGCCGTGGAGCTGCTCAACTGCGCCACCGCCACGGCCTATGAAAGCGCCGAAGGCCTGCAAGGCCCGCCGCGTCACCTGGCGATGGCCAGCCTGCACCTGATTACCCAGGCGCAACTGGCCCTCAACCAGGCCCTGGACCAATGGCCGGTGCTGGCGGTCGAGCCCGAGGCAGGCCTGAAGGCCTGA
- a CDS encoding ABC transporter permease encodes MNWNLLLNFTRQDLIDRHSASVLGAAWTFILPLINILIFTLVFSNIMGMRLGGLGQDLGKWGYSVYLVSGLLAWNCFAATLTRITGVFHEKAHLIGKVRLSLWSLPLFVVLSETVHYLIATGFFMVFLVAIGFDFSWHLLWWIPIFLCQQLLAYALGITCAILSVFIRDITQVVGVVTQLWFWLTPIVYVANILPGTIQQLVALNPFYHLVLAYRAALIGGQAPHLLSIGLLVAFSLALLGVSIFVGRKLERDIRDFL; translated from the coding sequence ATGAACTGGAACCTGCTGCTCAACTTCACCCGCCAGGACCTGATCGACCGCCACTCGGCCTCGGTACTCGGCGCGGCCTGGACCTTCATCCTGCCGCTGATCAACATCCTCATCTTCACCCTGGTGTTCTCCAACATCATGGGCATGCGCCTCGGCGGGCTGGGCCAGGACCTCGGCAAATGGGGCTACAGCGTGTACCTGGTCAGCGGCCTGCTGGCCTGGAACTGCTTCGCTGCCACCCTCACCCGGATTACCGGCGTGTTCCATGAAAAGGCCCACCTGATCGGCAAGGTGCGCCTGTCGCTGTGGAGCCTGCCGCTGTTCGTGGTGCTCAGCGAAACTGTGCACTACCTGATCGCCACCGGCTTCTTCATGGTCTTCCTGGTCGCCATCGGCTTCGACTTTTCCTGGCACCTGCTGTGGTGGATCCCGATCTTCCTCTGCCAGCAGCTGCTGGCCTATGCCCTGGGCATCACCTGCGCGATTCTCTCGGTGTTCATCCGCGACATCACCCAGGTGGTCGGCGTGGTCACCCAGTTGTGGTTCTGGCTGACGCCTATCGTGTATGTGGCGAACATTCTGCCCGGCACCATCCAGCAACTGGTGGCGCTGAACCCCTTCTACCACCTGGTGCTGGCCTACCGCGCCGCACTGATCGGCGGCCAGGCCCCGCACCTGCTGTCCATCGGCCTGCTGGTGGCCTTCTCCCTGGCGCTGCTGGGCGTGTCGATCTTCGTCGGCCGCAAGCTGGAACGCGATATTCGCGACTTCCTCTAA